In Oscillatoria acuminata PCC 6304, a single window of DNA contains:
- a CDS encoding CAP domain-containing protein — translation MTSAFLNRVVELTNVERSQQGLAPLTLNPQLAAAAQVHSANMGMRDFLDHINPFDGTVAADRVTLQGYNYQTVAENVAGGQPTPEQTVLEWMNSPSHRVNILNPAVTEIGVGYHFQENDTGNVNFSHYWTQVFATPLEDPWPPQPRPIVPLHTPTPPPTDGITLISQPLTPNNQGFFDLTANAEGVQLAPGALNGYPLGLRALDGDDIIIGSSEGEVINGNSGRDRIYGTGGNNFLRGGKGDDSLFGGAGNDIINGNNDNDVVFGGEGNDILRGGKGHDYLYGESGDDVLIGDFGADVLIGGAGADLFVLRRDTAVGVVEPQMADYILDFNPAQGDRIGLTGGLTQNDISYQRFVDVDNNGIPDALIQINSTNEILGVVLNINPLELNGMFVTVSPEVLAMG, via the coding sequence ATGACTTCAGCATTTCTCAATCGTGTTGTCGAACTCACCAACGTAGAGCGATCGCAGCAGGGTTTAGCCCCACTCACGTTAAATCCGCAGTTAGCGGCGGCAGCACAGGTCCATAGCGCCAACATGGGAATGCGCGATTTTCTGGACCATATCAATCCTTTCGATGGAACTGTTGCAGCCGATCGCGTGACCCTGCAAGGCTACAACTACCAGACGGTTGCTGAAAACGTAGCGGGGGGTCAGCCGACACCAGAGCAAACCGTCCTCGAATGGATGAATAGTCCCTCACACCGGGTCAATATCCTCAATCCCGCTGTGACCGAAATTGGTGTGGGCTATCATTTTCAGGAAAATGATACAGGTAATGTCAACTTCTCCCACTATTGGACCCAGGTTTTTGCGACTCCGCTGGAAGACCCGTGGCCACCACAACCCCGACCCATCGTGCCTCTCCATACTCCAACCCCACCTCCAACGGACGGAATTACCCTAATTTCTCAACCCTTAACGCCCAACAATCAGGGATTTTTTGACCTCACCGCCAATGCAGAGGGAGTTCAACTGGCTCCTGGGGCGCTGAATGGCTACCCATTGGGACTGCGTGCATTAGATGGAGATGATATCATCATCGGTTCGTCTGAGGGGGAAGTCATCAATGGGAACAGTGGTCGCGATCGCATCTATGGAACCGGCGGAAATAACTTCCTACGCGGCGGGAAAGGCGATGATAGTCTTTTTGGCGGTGCAGGCAATGACATCATCAACGGGAATAATGATAATGATGTTGTCTTTGGCGGGGAGGGCAATGATATTCTCCGGGGAGGCAAAGGCCACGACTATTTATATGGTGAAAGCGGCGATGACGTTTTAATCGGCGATTTTGGTGCGGATGTTCTGATTGGAGGAGCAGGGGCCGATTTGTTTGTCCTCCGTCGCGACACTGCCGTTGGGGTGGTTGAGCCGCAAATGGCCGACTATATTCTGGATTTCAATCCGGCCCAGGGCGATCGCATTGGCCTCACCGGAGGGTTGACTCAAAACGATATTAGCTATCAGCGCTTCGTGGATGTGGATAACAATGGCATTCCCGATGCACTGATTCAAATCAACAGCACGAATGAAATTTTAGGGGTTGTTTTAAATATCAATCCCCTAGAGTTAAACGGAATGTTTGTCACCGTATCTCCGGAAGTGTTGGCAATGGGCTAA
- a CDS encoding lysophospholipid acyltransferase family protein, translated as MQIPLLKSPIQSEKNPSVNSKISPWLASALYPLGRFVVLPAYFKEIEVIGREHIPTNGPTILAPTHRSRWDGILVAYAAGRHITGRDLRYMVSVDEFKGIYSWLIPRVGGFPIDRKRPGIASLRHGVELLEVGEMLAIFAEGAIFRDGKLHPLKPGLARLAIQAESLHPNLGVKIVPMNLEYQPTIPEWRSQVKITIAPPLEVSQYCLDTPKESGNQLTSDLEIALRAIGQGPR; from the coding sequence AAAAAATCCATCGGTGAATTCTAAAATTTCCCCTTGGTTAGCCAGCGCCCTGTATCCATTAGGTCGTTTTGTTGTCCTCCCTGCCTACTTTAAAGAGATTGAAGTCATCGGTCGAGAACATATTCCCACCAATGGACCCACTATCCTGGCCCCGACCCATCGATCGCGGTGGGATGGGATTTTAGTCGCCTATGCCGCAGGCCGACATATCACCGGACGGGACTTACGGTATATGGTTTCTGTTGATGAATTTAAAGGAATTTACAGTTGGTTAATTCCCCGGGTCGGTGGATTTCCCATTGATAGAAAACGTCCGGGAATTGCAAGTTTGCGACATGGGGTCGAACTCCTAGAAGTGGGTGAAATGTTAGCAATTTTCGCCGAAGGGGCGATTTTTCGCGATGGTAAACTGCATCCCCTCAAACCCGGATTAGCAAGATTGGCGATTCAAGCGGAATCCCTCCATCCTAATTTGGGGGTGAAAATTGTGCCGATGAATTTGGAATATCAGCCGACTATACCCGAGTGGCGATCGCAGGTAAAAATTACCATTGCCCCTCCCTTAGAAGTCTCTCAATACTGCTTAGACACGCCTAAAGAAAGTGGCAATCAACTGACCTCCGATTTAGAAATAGCACTCAGGGCGATCGGTCAAGGTCCTAGGTAA
- a CDS encoding CAP domain-containing protein — translation MNAEFLKRVVELTNAERAQRGLDPLTFNPQLAAAAQVHSVNMGMRDFIAHTDPVDRSSAADRVASQGYDYRTVAENVAAGEPTPEQTVQGWMDSPSHRANILSPAVTEIGVGYHFQENDTGNVNFSHYWTQVFGTPMTITTGPNNQASARPETSPSLQPPVEEVAPISDPLPPTPQASGQPPVEEVAPISDPLPPTPQTSGRPEIPAVTPPPTVGVALISEPLAPNNQGFFDLVGTSSVVQLTPGALNGYQFGLRGLAGDDIIIGSTDGELINGNEGRDRIYGTGGNNFLRGGMDDDTIVGADGNDTINGNQGNDVIFGSSGQNLLRGGQGDDSLYGGSGDDVLMGDFGTDVLTGGAGADLFVLRRDTVVGVTNPLEADFITDFNRAEGDRIGLTDGLTENDITYEAIIDLDNNGMNDTVIRIIDTNEILGVVLNINPSDLNGMFVSGSPDILATG, via the coding sequence ATGAATGCAGAATTTCTTAAGCGGGTTGTCGAACTCACCAATGCAGAACGGGCGCAACGCGGTTTAGACCCCCTCACGTTCAATCCGCAATTAGCGGCGGCAGCCCAAGTCCATAGTGTGAATATGGGAATGCGCGATTTTATCGCCCATACCGACCCAGTAGATCGATCCAGTGCAGCCGATCGCGTAGCGAGTCAAGGGTATGATTATCGGACCGTTGCTGAAAACGTCGCCGCAGGTGAGCCGACACCGGAGCAAACGGTCCAGGGATGGATGGATAGTCCCTCACATCGAGCCAACATCCTGAGTCCCGCTGTAACGGAAATTGGTGTAGGCTATCATTTTCAGGAAAATGATACCGGCAATGTCAACTTCTCTCATTATTGGACCCAGGTTTTTGGAACTCCAATGACGATCACCACAGGCCCCAATAATCAGGCATCTGCAAGACCCGAAACCTCACCTTCACTACAACCGCCTGTAGAGGAAGTCGCGCCGATTTCCGACCCTTTACCCCCCACCCCTCAGGCATCTGGACAACCGCCTGTAGAGGAAGTCGCGCCGATTTCTGACCCTTTACCCCCCACCCCTCAGACATCTGGACGACCAGAAATCCCGGCTGTCACACCCCCTCCCACGGTGGGAGTCGCCCTGATTTCTGAACCCTTAGCGCCGAACAATCAGGGATTTTTTGACCTGGTTGGGACTTCATCGGTGGTTCAACTGACTCCAGGGGCGCTGAATGGCTATCAATTCGGACTGCGGGGATTAGCGGGAGATGATATCATCATCGGTTCAACCGACGGTGAACTGATCAATGGGAATGAAGGGCGCGATCGCATCTATGGCACCGGCGGAAATAACTTCCTGCGCGGCGGAATGGACGATGATACAATCGTTGGGGCCGATGGCAATGATACCATCAACGGCAATCAAGGGAATGATGTCATTTTTGGCAGCAGTGGTCAGAATCTGCTGCGGGGAGGTCAAGGCGATGATTCGTTATACGGCGGATCGGGGGATGACGTTTTAATGGGTGACTTTGGGACCGATGTTCTCACCGGGGGGGCGGGGGCTGATTTGTTCGTCCTCCGTCGAGATACCGTTGTTGGGGTGACTAATCCCCTAGAAGCTGACTTTATTACCGATTTTAACCGGGCCGAGGGAGACCGAATCGGCTTAACTGATGGATTGACAGAGAATGATATTACCTATGAGGCTATCATCGATTTGGATAACAATGGAATGAATGATACAGTCATTCGCATCATTGATACCAATGAGATTTTAGGCGTGGTTTTAAATATCAATCCGTCAGATTTGAATGGGATGTTTGTATCCGGATCCCCGGACATTTTGGCAACGGGTTAA